Proteins from a single region of Abyssalbus ytuae:
- the ybeY gene encoding rRNA maturation RNase YbeY: MINFNYETVFELINEPAFSRWISRVIISENCIEGEINYIFCDDEYLHKINLQYLNHDDLTDIISFDYSENNRISGDIFISVERVKDNAHDYNVSFEEELKRVIIHGILHYCGYKDKTEEDALVMRKKEEEKIQMFHVEQN; encoded by the coding sequence ATGATTAACTTTAATTACGAAACTGTTTTTGAACTTATTAATGAGCCTGCTTTTTCCAGGTGGATATCCCGGGTTATAATATCTGAAAACTGTATAGAAGGAGAAATAAATTATATTTTTTGTGATGATGAATATTTACACAAAATAAACCTTCAGTATTTGAATCATGATGATTTAACCGATATTATAAGTTTTGATTATTCGGAAAACAACAGAATAAGCGGAGACATATTTATTTCGGTGGAAAGGGTAAAGGATAATGCCCACGATTATAATGTAAGTTTTGAAGAAGAATTAAAAAGAGTTATCATTCATGGTATATTGCATTATTGTGGTTATAAAGATAAAACCGAAGAAGATGCTCTTGTAATGAGAAAAAAAGAAGAAGAAAAAATACAAATGTTCCACGTGGAACAAAATTAA
- the gltX gene encoding glutamate--tRNA ligase, translated as MGKKVRVRFAPSPTGPLHIGGVRTALFNYLFAKKHGGKFLLRIEDTDQNRYVEGAEQYIINSLNWLKTPFDEGPGKDGGYGPYRQSERKSIYKKYAEELINNGWAYYAFDTSEELDFHRKNHEEKGKTFIYNWHNRLKLKNSLSLTPEEVKAKIEAGEAYVVRFKCPQHEVLKLNDIIRGEITIDTNILDDKVLFKSDGMPTYHLANIVDDHLMEISHVIRGEEWLPSLALHVLLYRAFNWETPEFAHLPLILKPTGKGKLSKRDGDKLGFPVFPMEWKDSGGNVSRGYKEDGYFDEAVVNFLALLGWNPGTEQEIFTLQELVNAFELERVNKSGARFDPEKIKWFNHHYLQLKDDKELADDFSKFINSNNEIDLNRIPENKLNKDYLANVVKLIKERATFVSDFWELGSFFFMVPEKYDEKAAKKQWKEGTPAIMEELIGLLEAVDDFSSSNTEAVVKQWIADKGLGFGQVMPPLRLTLVGEMKGPHVFDILSQIGKAETINRIKKAINTL; from the coding sequence ATGGGTAAAAAAGTAAGAGTTCGTTTTGCTCCCAGTCCTACAGGACCACTTCATATAGGAGGAGTACGCACAGCGTTATTTAATTATTTGTTTGCAAAAAAACATGGAGGTAAATTTTTATTAAGAATTGAAGATACCGACCAAAACCGTTATGTTGAAGGAGCCGAACAATATATTATAAACTCTTTAAACTGGTTAAAAACACCTTTTGATGAAGGCCCGGGCAAAGACGGAGGTTATGGCCCTTACAGGCAAAGTGAGCGTAAAAGTATTTATAAAAAATATGCAGAAGAACTTATAAACAACGGGTGGGCTTATTATGCTTTTGATACTTCCGAAGAGCTTGATTTTCACAGGAAAAATCATGAAGAAAAAGGAAAAACTTTTATTTATAACTGGCATAACCGTTTAAAGCTGAAAAATTCATTGTCTTTGACTCCCGAAGAAGTGAAAGCAAAAATTGAAGCAGGAGAAGCATACGTAGTAAGGTTTAAATGCCCCCAGCACGAAGTTTTGAAATTAAATGATATTATAAGAGGAGAAATTACCATTGACACTAATATTTTAGACGATAAAGTTTTATTTAAAAGTGATGGGATGCCAACCTATCACCTTGCAAATATTGTAGATGATCATTTAATGGAAATAAGCCACGTAATACGGGGGGAAGAGTGGTTGCCATCACTGGCACTGCATGTTTTACTTTACCGTGCTTTTAACTGGGAAACACCTGAATTTGCCCATTTACCACTTATTTTAAAACCAACTGGTAAAGGAAAATTAAGTAAACGCGATGGTGATAAACTGGGTTTTCCGGTATTTCCTATGGAATGGAAGGACAGTGGCGGGAATGTTTCACGTGGATACAAAGAAGACGGATACTTTGATGAAGCTGTAGTTAACTTTCTGGCTTTATTAGGATGGAACCCCGGAACAGAGCAGGAAATATTCACCTTGCAGGAATTAGTAAATGCTTTTGAACTTGAACGGGTTAATAAGTCCGGGGCACGATTTGATCCTGAAAAAATAAAATGGTTCAATCATCATTACTTGCAACTAAAAGATGATAAAGAATTAGCTGATGATTTTTCAAAGTTTATAAATAGCAACAATGAAATTGATTTGAACCGGATACCGGAAAATAAACTTAATAAAGATTATCTGGCGAATGTTGTAAAACTTATAAAAGAGCGTGCTACGTTTGTATCGGATTTTTGGGAACTTGGCTCCTTCTTTTTTATGGTTCCGGAAAAGTATGATGAAAAAGCAGCTAAAAAACAATGGAAAGAGGGCACTCCGGCTATTATGGAAGAACTTATAGGTTTATTAGAGGCGGTTGACGATTTTTCTTCATCAAATACCGAGGCTGTAGTTAAACAATGGATAGCCGACAAAGGCCTTGGGTTTGGGCAAGTAATGCCACCGTTACGTCTCACTTTGGTGGGCGAAATGAAAGGGCCTCATGTATTTGATATTCTCTCTCAAATAGGCAAAGCAGAAACTATTAACAGAATTAAAAAGGCAATAAACACTTTATAA
- a CDS encoding DUF4175 family protein, with amino-acid sequence MSHFEQIKHKLEQFIRKYYTNELLKGAILFFSIGLLYFLFTLLVEHFLWLNQTGRSILFWLFIIVEVALFIKFIVIPLARLFKLQKGISYKEASQIIGNHFPEVNDKLLNVLQLSENKEQSELLLAGIEQKSGELQPVPFQFAIDFKNSLKYAKYAVIPLIIILVAVIFNKTNWFSDSYKRVVNYDLAYEPPAPFQFFIINNNLNAIENQPFKLEVNTAGSVIPEETTIHIGDETYYLQNKGEGFFEYIFAQPKEEVEFYISANNIKSKPYKLNVIKVPGLLNFEMLLNYPNYTKKRNEVLKNTGNAVVPEGTTITWKLNTKQTSKVEFIEKDTTLEFTAQNNNFNLTRRLYNSIDYHISTSNNDLKNYENLGFSISIIRDGYPEIDVKSARDSINNLVIYFLGQVSDDYGLSKLQLVYYPVGNENDKKIHSLKLNKSNFDQFTYAFPSNLSLIEGEEYAFYFEVFDNDALRRGKSTKTGVFNYRKLTQSELEQQQLQQQSETIQDLNKSLDKIEKGKKELEEISRTNKEKEQLSFNDKRKLENFLKRQQQQEQMMKKFNDQLQKNLEDFQKEEEQDDEYKKLLKERLERQQKEMEKNEKLMEQMKEISDKLKKEELSKKLEELAKQQQNNQRSLEQILELTKRYYVSAKAEKIQTDLEELSKKQEELSQKEGEENNKQQQEELNKSFEDLQKQMDELQNENEQLKKPMDIKQDKNSENKIKEQQQQASENLDKKENPESSEEEKKESEQKARQNQKSAAQKMRQMSKNMKSNMQMGGAQAIMEDAEMLRQILDNLIVYSFDQEELMNKFENADNNNPNYSKNLKKQHELRELFEHVDDSLFSLSLRRPEISENINKNITDVFYNIDKSLEYFAENQIYQGVGSQQYALTAANELASFLSDALDNLQENLGSGQGGGGQDFQLPDIIQSQEELNQLMQQGMQQGQGQKPEEQQGEGQQSEGNNEGDSKSDGGKQKNQNNGKEKGEGKESSDNSEQMSEQLYEIYKQQQLLRQMLEKQIEDKKGRGEVGNAERLVKEMEKIENDLLEYGFNERTLQRMTNLKHQLLKLKEASFEQGEKQERESKTNQQQYNNSTNNTTPDIQQYFNQVEILNRQVLPLRQIYKRKVQEYFKNDD; translated from the coding sequence ATGAGTCATTTTGAACAAATAAAACATAAGCTAGAACAATTTATACGTAAATATTATACCAATGAATTGCTTAAAGGAGCTATCCTTTTTTTCTCCATTGGTTTACTTTATTTTCTGTTCACGTTACTCGTGGAACATTTTTTATGGTTAAACCAAACGGGAAGAAGTATTCTTTTTTGGTTATTCATTATCGTGGAAGTAGCTTTATTTATAAAGTTTATTGTTATTCCGTTAGCCAGATTATTTAAATTACAAAAGGGCATCAGCTATAAAGAAGCCTCACAAATAATAGGTAATCATTTTCCGGAAGTAAATGACAAATTGCTTAATGTACTTCAATTATCCGAAAATAAAGAACAATCAGAACTACTATTAGCCGGTATTGAGCAAAAATCTGGTGAGTTACAGCCTGTTCCTTTTCAATTTGCTATCGATTTTAAAAATTCATTAAAATATGCAAAATATGCTGTTATACCTTTAATAATAATTCTAGTAGCTGTTATTTTTAATAAAACTAACTGGTTTTCAGATAGTTATAAAAGAGTGGTTAATTACGACCTTGCTTATGAACCACCAGCTCCTTTTCAATTTTTCATAATAAACAATAACCTGAATGCAATTGAAAACCAACCTTTTAAATTAGAAGTAAATACTGCAGGATCTGTTATTCCTGAAGAGACCACTATTCATATTGGGGACGAAACCTATTATTTGCAAAATAAAGGGGAAGGCTTTTTTGAATATATATTTGCACAACCCAAAGAGGAAGTAGAATTTTATATCTCAGCTAACAATATTAAATCTAAACCTTACAAATTAAATGTTATAAAAGTTCCCGGCCTTTTAAATTTTGAAATGCTACTTAACTATCCCAATTACACAAAAAAAAGGAATGAAGTACTAAAAAACACGGGGAATGCTGTTGTACCGGAAGGAACTACCATTACCTGGAAACTTAACACAAAGCAAACAAGTAAGGTTGAGTTTATAGAAAAAGATACAACCCTTGAATTTACTGCACAGAACAATAATTTTAATCTTACCAGAAGGTTGTATAATAGTATAGATTATCATATTAGTACCAGCAATAATGACTTAAAAAATTACGAAAACCTGGGCTTTTCAATAAGTATAATTAGAGATGGATATCCTGAAATTGATGTTAAATCGGCCAGGGATTCTATAAATAACCTGGTTATTTATTTTTTAGGACAAGTGTCTGACGATTATGGCTTGTCCAAATTGCAACTTGTTTACTACCCTGTTGGCAACGAAAATGATAAAAAAATTCATTCGTTAAAGCTAAATAAATCAAATTTTGATCAGTTCACCTATGCTTTCCCTTCAAATTTATCTTTAATTGAGGGCGAGGAATATGCTTTTTATTTTGAAGTTTTTGACAATGATGCTCTAAGGAGAGGGAAATCTACAAAAACCGGCGTTTTTAATTACCGGAAACTTACACAATCAGAGCTAGAACAGCAACAATTACAACAACAAAGCGAAACTATACAGGATTTAAATAAATCTCTGGATAAAATAGAAAAGGGGAAAAAAGAACTGGAAGAAATTTCCAGAACCAATAAAGAAAAAGAACAACTAAGCTTTAATGACAAACGAAAGCTTGAAAATTTTCTTAAAAGACAGCAGCAGCAGGAACAAATGATGAAAAAATTCAATGACCAGCTGCAAAAAAACCTGGAAGATTTTCAAAAAGAAGAAGAGCAGGACGACGAATACAAAAAATTGCTTAAAGAAAGATTGGAGCGTCAGCAAAAAGAGATGGAAAAAAATGAAAAGCTTATGGAACAAATGAAAGAAATTTCCGATAAGCTAAAAAAAGAAGAACTCTCCAAAAAACTTGAAGAACTGGCAAAGCAACAACAAAACAATCAACGTAGTTTAGAACAAATCCTGGAACTCACCAAAAGATATTATGTGTCAGCCAAAGCAGAAAAAATTCAAACAGATTTAGAAGAACTGTCAAAAAAACAAGAAGAATTGTCACAAAAGGAAGGAGAAGAAAACAACAAACAACAACAGGAAGAACTCAATAAATCATTTGAAGACTTACAAAAGCAAATGGACGAATTGCAAAATGAAAATGAACAGCTTAAAAAACCAATGGATATAAAACAGGATAAGAACTCCGAGAATAAAATAAAAGAACAACAACAACAGGCCAGTGAAAATTTAGACAAAAAAGAAAATCCGGAATCTTCAGAAGAAGAAAAAAAAGAAAGTGAGCAAAAAGCCAGACAAAATCAAAAAAGTGCCGCACAAAAAATGAGGCAAATGAGTAAAAATATGAAATCAAACATGCAAATGGGTGGTGCTCAAGCAATCATGGAAGATGCTGAAATGTTAAGACAGATATTAGATAATCTTATTGTTTATTCATTTGACCAGGAAGAGTTAATGAATAAATTTGAGAATGCAGATAACAATAACCCCAATTACTCTAAAAATTTAAAGAAACAACATGAACTCCGGGAACTTTTTGAGCATGTAGACGACAGTTTATTTTCTCTTTCTTTAAGAAGGCCTGAAATATCGGAAAATATAAACAAAAACATAACCGATGTTTTCTATAACATAGATAAATCTTTAGAATATTTTGCTGAGAATCAAATTTACCAGGGGGTAGGCAGTCAGCAATATGCACTTACTGCTGCTAATGAGCTTGCCAGCTTTTTAAGTGATGCCTTAGATAATTTACAGGAAAATTTAGGCAGCGGGCAAGGTGGAGGCGGTCAAGACTTTCAGTTGCCGGATATCATTCAATCACAGGAAGAATTAAACCAACTAATGCAGCAGGGCATGCAACAAGGTCAGGGGCAAAAACCGGAAGAACAACAAGGAGAAGGGCAACAATCGGAGGGTAATAATGAAGGAGATTCTAAAAGTGATGGGGGCAAGCAAAAAAATCAAAATAATGGAAAAGAAAAAGGGGAAGGGAAGGAAAGTAGTGACAATAGTGAACAAATGTCTGAACAGCTTTATGAAATTTACAAACAGCAACAACTCTTAAGGCAAATGCTGGAAAAACAAATTGAGGATAAAAAGGGAAGAGGTGAAGTTGGAAATGCTGAAAGACTGGTTAAAGAAATGGAGAAAATTGAAAATGATTTACTCGAATATGGCTTTAATGAAAGAACCCTGCAACGAATGACTAATTTAAAACATCAATTATTAAAACTTAAAGAGGCTTCTTTTGAACAGGGAGAAAAACAAGAAAGAGAAAGCAAAACAAATCAGCAACAATACAACAATTCTACAAACAATACTACACCTGATATTCAACAATATTTTAACCAGGTTGAAATATTAAACAGACAAGTATTACCTTTGCGGCAAATTTACAAACGCAAAGTACAGGAGTATTTTAAAAACGATGATTAA
- a CDS encoding head GIN domain-containing protein: MKRIIFFLFFIVSGFSFSQDNIVIETGDFTEIKAFDGLTVNLIRSFENKVVVYGDDKDKVAVVNNDGRLKVRMTIGKIYGGKKTYVDVYHSKELDLIDANEGAFISSTYKFIQTYMSLKVQEGGEIHVEVETDKLDIRAVTAGKIEIKGKAVNQDVQITTGGKYEAEGLLTEQAKVVITTGGYAYINTTEYVEAKVKMGGTIKIYGNTRVIEKTVFIGGNIVEM; the protein is encoded by the coding sequence ATGAAGAGAATTATATTTTTTTTATTTTTTATTGTTTCAGGTTTTTCATTTTCACAGGATAACATTGTTATAGAAACCGGAGATTTTACTGAAATTAAAGCTTTTGACGGCTTAACTGTTAATCTTATCCGTTCGTTTGAAAATAAGGTAGTAGTGTATGGAGATGATAAGGATAAAGTTGCAGTAGTGAATAATGATGGCAGATTAAAGGTTAGAATGACAATAGGAAAGATTTATGGAGGTAAAAAGACATATGTTGATGTTTATCATTCAAAAGAGTTAGATCTTATAGATGCCAATGAAGGTGCGTTCATTTCGTCAACTTATAAGTTTATACAAACTTATATGAGTTTAAAAGTTCAGGAAGGTGGAGAAATACATGTAGAAGTAGAAACTGATAAGTTAGATATAAGAGCGGTTACTGCAGGAAAAATTGAAATTAAAGGTAAAGCTGTAAATCAGGATGTACAAATTACTACCGGTGGCAAATATGAAGCCGAAGGTCTTTTAACAGAACAGGCAAAGGTGGTGATAACAACAGGGGGATATGCTTATATAAACACGACAGAATATGTTGAAGCTAAAGTAAAAATGGGAGGAACAATTAAAATTTATGGCAATACCAGAGTTATTGAAAAAACGGTTTTTATTGGTGGTAATATAGTTGAAATGTAA
- a CDS encoding OmpH family outer membrane protein, whose protein sequence is MKKLILGILIISSFASCEQSKIAFVDNAKLLNDYQEKKDIEAKFKTKAEKFQKRADSLSRAFQTEALEFESKSKTLSQKKAQEQYNVLMQKRQLMGQQLQSEEIQIQQQGQKEIDSLVKKVRNFVKEYGKKNQYTFILGNTESGSVLYGEETKDVTEAVLKELNDTYNKK, encoded by the coding sequence ATGAAAAAACTAATTTTAGGAATTTTAATAATTTCCAGCTTTGCTTCTTGCGAACAAAGTAAAATAGCTTTTGTAGACAACGCCAAACTTTTAAACGATTATCAGGAAAAAAAAGATATTGAGGCTAAATTTAAAACGAAAGCAGAAAAATTTCAAAAAAGAGCTGATAGCCTTTCCAGGGCTTTTCAAACTGAAGCTTTAGAATTTGAAAGTAAATCTAAAACCTTGTCACAGAAAAAAGCTCAGGAACAATATAATGTTTTGATGCAAAAAAGGCAATTAATGGGTCAACAACTCCAATCAGAAGAAATTCAAATTCAACAGCAAGGTCAAAAAGAAATTGATTCTCTTGTGAAAAAAGTTAGAAACTTTGTAAAAGAATATGGTAAAAAAAATCAATATACTTTCATTTTAGGTAATACAGAGTCAGGAAGTGTACTTTATGGAGAAGAAACAAAAGATGTTACTGAGGCAGTCCTGAAAGAACTAAATGACACTTATAACAAAAAATAA
- a CDS encoding TerB family tellurite resistance protein has product MFIIFGTRGLKHTVKEGDTLYNSCPNCQQGNLVSKLYRRWFTLFFIPVIPLDVIDRFYECDKCSGAYNENVKSVLQHSKEDMEKEQQEAQRVYAIALIATMTHMSIIDGEFAPEEEREIMDNMAKFPQFETVLNETFTKVKNYGNKDNQVFSLLNDARNKLSSESLINLLAQAAVVLLADGKIEKEEENLMKEYLIACGLPKDMYYTLIEKLRARPLTEFGKEQMN; this is encoded by the coding sequence ATGTTTATTATTTTTGGTACCCGTGGCCTGAAACACACTGTTAAAGAAGGAGATACTTTATACAATTCCTGCCCCAACTGCCAACAGGGAAATTTAGTAAGCAAATTGTACCGGCGGTGGTTTACCCTGTTTTTTATTCCCGTTATTCCTTTAGATGTTATAGATCGGTTTTACGAATGTGATAAATGCTCTGGTGCTTATAATGAAAATGTTAAGTCGGTTTTACAGCACTCTAAAGAAGATATGGAAAAAGAGCAACAGGAAGCTCAACGTGTATATGCCATTGCTTTAATTGCCACCATGACTCATATGTCTATAATTGATGGAGAATTTGCGCCTGAAGAAGAGCGTGAAATTATGGATAATATGGCTAAGTTTCCACAGTTCGAAACCGTTTTAAACGAAACTTTCACTAAGGTTAAAAATTATGGGAATAAAGATAACCAGGTGTTTTCTTTATTAAATGATGCAAGAAACAAATTATCATCCGAATCGCTTATAAATTTACTGGCACAGGCAGCTGTAGTGCTTTTAGCTGACGGAAAAATTGAAAAAGAAGAGGAAAACCTCATGAAAGAATACCTTATAGCCTGCGGGCTTCCTAAAGATATGTACTATACACTTATTGAAAAGTTAAGAGCCAGACCGTTAACCGAGTTTGGAAAAGAACAAATGAATTAA
- a CDS encoding class I SAM-dependent methyltransferase translates to MEIKEKVFLKCKDYLVSQETFSLIEDEENNMLITYPKPAIENLDKYYQSENYISHTDSKKGLLNKLYQFIKYFALKNKVRLINKHAKGKKDLLDIGAGTGSFLKVAQKKGWNTYGVEPNQYARSLAEKRNIKLNENIDNIHKTFDVITMWHVLEHVYDLDTYILKLNQLLNENGILIIAVPNFESYDAQHYKNYWAAYDVPRHLWHFSKSSIKKLFNKQNLKVVKIVPMLFDSFYVSLLSEKYKTGKMNFIKAFFIGLKSNFKAKSNLNYSSLIYILKK, encoded by the coding sequence ATGGAGATTAAAGAAAAAGTATTTTTAAAATGTAAAGATTATTTAGTTTCACAAGAAACTTTTTCTTTGATCGAAGATGAAGAAAATAACATGCTGATTACTTACCCAAAACCAGCTATTGAAAATCTGGATAAGTATTATCAAAGTGAAAATTATATTTCACATACAGATTCAAAAAAAGGATTATTAAATAAACTTTATCAATTCATAAAATATTTTGCTTTAAAAAATAAGGTTCGTTTAATTAATAAACATGCAAAAGGAAAAAAAGATTTATTGGATATTGGAGCAGGTACAGGATCGTTTTTAAAAGTAGCACAGAAAAAAGGATGGAATACTTATGGTGTTGAACCTAATCAATATGCAAGGAGTCTTGCAGAAAAAAGAAACATAAAGCTTAATGAAAATATAGATAACATACATAAAACATTTGATGTAATAACTATGTGGCATGTACTTGAACATGTATATGATTTAGATACCTATATTTTAAAACTCAACCAACTATTAAATGAAAACGGAATTTTAATAATAGCTGTTCCAAACTTTGAAAGCTATGATGCACAACACTACAAAAATTATTGGGCTGCTTATGATGTACCAAGGCACTTATGGCATTTCTCAAAAAGTTCTATAAAAAAACTTTTTAACAAGCAAAACCTCAAAGTAGTAAAAATCGTACCTATGCTTTTTGATTCATTTTACGTAAGCCTTCTTTCCGAAAAATATAAAACAGGTAAAATGAATTTTATCAAAGCATTTTTTATTGGGTTAAAATCGAATTTTAAAGCAAAATCAAATTTAAACTATTCATCACTTATATACATATTAAAAAAATGA
- a CDS encoding LysE family translocator, whose translation MIHDILSAIPWGILLSFTIGPVFFVLLETSAIKGFRAGFTFDLGVILADIIFILVAFYSTSNILDKIKDDPNFLILGGVILTTYGIISFLKTNKSFRKIVKEYHRVGIDRRYGRLFVKGFLLNFINIGVLIGWIGLIIIGNSVTSSKNGVFLFLVTTLITYFFVDLIKISLAKTLKSKLTPRRIFKTKKIISLIILGFGILLILQGFFPKEKERIKDVIEDIRHNN comes from the coding sequence ATGATACACGATATTTTATCTGCAATACCATGGGGAATTCTTCTGTCCTTTACCATAGGGCCGGTTTTTTTTGTTTTATTGGAAACTAGTGCAATAAAAGGATTCAGGGCTGGTTTTACTTTTGATTTAGGGGTTATTTTAGCAGATATTATTTTTATACTTGTTGCGTTTTACAGTACCAGTAATATATTAGATAAAATAAAAGATGATCCTAATTTTTTAATTCTTGGAGGTGTCATTCTTACCACTTATGGAATAATATCTTTTTTAAAAACTAATAAATCTTTCAGGAAAATTGTAAAAGAATATCATAGGGTGGGTATTGACAGGCGTTATGGAAGACTTTTTGTGAAAGGTTTTTTACTCAATTTTATTAATATTGGGGTTTTAATTGGATGGATAGGTTTAATTATAATAGGAAATTCTGTTACAAGCTCTAAAAATGGAGTATTTTTATTTTTAGTTACTACTTTAATTACTTATTTTTTTGTTGATCTTATTAAAATATCTTTAGCAAAGACACTTAAAAGTAAATTGACTCCCAGAAGAATTTTTAAAACAAAAAAAATAATCAGCCTAATTATTTTAGGGTTTGGCATTTTGTTAATATTGCAGGGTTTTTTTCCTAAGGAAAAAGAAAGGATTAAAGATGTAATAGAAGATATAAGGCACAATAATTAG
- the mnmG gene encoding tRNA uridine-5-carboxymethylaminomethyl(34) synthesis enzyme MnmG: MFDKEYDVIVVGAGHAGSEAAAAAANMGSSTLLITMNLQNIAQMSCNPAMGGIAKGQIVREIDALGGYSAIVTDKTAIQFKMLNKSKGPAMWSPRAQSDRMRFAEEWRLMLEQTRNLDFYQEMVSGLIVKNGKIKGVKTSLGVKIYAKTVILTNGTFLNGLIHIGEKQFGGGRAGEKAATGITEDLIELGFEAGRMKTGTPPRVDGRSLDYSKMTVQPGDEKPEKFSYSNITSPLKVQKDCHITYTSQLVHDLLREGFDRSPMFNGRIKSIGPRYCPSIEDKINRFADKERHQIFVEPEGWNTVEVYVNGFSTSLPEDVQFKALRSVTGFEKVKFFRPGYAIEYDYFPPTQLKHTLETKLIGGLFFAGQINGTTGYEEAASQGLMAGINASLKVQERNPFILKRSEAYIGVLIDDLITKGTEEPYRMFTSRAEYRTLLRQDNADLRLTPMSYELGLAKEDRLKRMEEKQKKSSAFVEFFKETSLKPEEANPVLTELNSAPMKQSDKMYKVFSRPNVTLDHMRTFNGVNEYILENSLDDEILEQTEIEIKYSGYIEKEKNNADKLNRLEDIKIPNNFDYNKIKSLSFEAREKLKKIKPTTLSQASRISGVSPSDISVMLIFMGR; the protein is encoded by the coding sequence ATGTTTGATAAGGAATATGATGTTATTGTGGTGGGTGCGGGTCATGCCGGTTCTGAAGCTGCAGCTGCAGCTGCTAATATGGGTTCAAGTACTTTGCTTATTACAATGAATTTACAAAACATTGCTCAAATGTCTTGTAACCCAGCCATGGGCGGAATTGCCAAAGGACAAATTGTAAGGGAAATTGATGCTCTGGGTGGTTACAGTGCTATAGTAACCGACAAAACTGCTATTCAATTTAAAATGCTCAACAAATCAAAAGGCCCTGCAATGTGGTCGCCAAGGGCTCAAAGTGATAGAATGAGATTTGCAGAAGAATGGAGATTAATGTTAGAGCAGACCCGAAATTTAGATTTTTACCAGGAAATGGTTTCCGGATTAATCGTTAAAAATGGAAAAATAAAAGGCGTAAAAACATCTCTTGGTGTTAAAATATATGCAAAAACAGTAATACTTACTAATGGTACTTTTTTAAATGGTTTAATACATATAGGTGAAAAACAGTTTGGCGGGGGCAGAGCAGGGGAAAAAGCAGCAACCGGAATAACCGAAGATCTTATTGAATTAGGTTTTGAAGCCGGAAGGATGAAAACAGGAACTCCTCCCAGAGTGGATGGAAGATCATTAGATTATTCAAAAATGACTGTACAACCTGGAGATGAAAAGCCTGAGAAATTTTCTTATTCTAATATAACTTCTCCTTTAAAAGTCCAAAAAGACTGCCATATTACATATACCAGTCAACTGGTTCATGATTTGCTTCGGGAAGGTTTTGACAGATCACCCATGTTTAACGGTAGAATAAAAAGTATTGGTCCACGATATTGCCCTTCGATAGAAGATAAAATAAACAGATTTGCTGACAAAGAAAGACATCAGATATTTGTAGAACCTGAAGGATGGAATACAGTCGAAGTTTATGTGAATGGTTTTTCTACATCACTTCCGGAAGATGTACAGTTTAAAGCATTGCGATCAGTAACCGGCTTTGAAAAGGTAAAATTCTTCAGACCTGGTTATGCTATTGAATACGATTATTTTCCGCCAACACAATTAAAACATACCTTAGAGACCAAACTAATTGGAGGGTTGTTTTTTGCAGGTCAAATAAATGGCACAACAGGTTACGAAGAAGCTGCTTCACAAGGCTTGATGGCTGGTATTAATGCAAGCCTAAAAGTTCAGGAAAGAAATCCTTTTATATTAAAAAGAAGTGAAGCCTATATAGGAGTCCTAATTGATGACTTAATTACAAAAGGAACAGAAGAGCCTTATAGAATGTTTACATCCAGAGCTGAATACAGAACATTACTCCGGCAGGATAATGCTGATCTTAGACTTACTCCTATGTCATATGAGTTAGGTTTAGCTAAAGAAGACAGATTAAAAAGAATGGAAGAAAAACAAAAAAAATCATCAGCCTTTGTTGAGTTTTTTAAAGAAACCAGTCTCAAACCGGAAGAAGCAAACCCTGTTCTAACAGAATTAAATTCTGCACCAATGAAACAATCGGATAAAATGTACAAAGTGTTTTCACGTCCAAATGTTACATTAGACCATATGAGAACTTTTAATGGTGTTAATGAGTATATTTTAGAAAACTCCCTGGATGATGAAATACTGGAACAAACAGAAATAGAAATAAAATATTCCGGTTATATAGAAAAAGAAAAAAATAATGCTGATAAACTAAACAGGCTGGAGGACATTAAAATACCAAATAATTTTGACTATAATAAAATAAAATCGCTTTCATTTGAGGCAAGGGAAAAACTAAAAAAAATAAAACCAACAACTCTATCCCAAGCTTCCAGGATAAGTGGTGTGTCTCCAAGTGATATAAGTGTAATGCTTATTTTTATGGGTAGATAA